From the Saccharomonospora marina XMU15 genome, the window ACCTTCGCCGCGATCTTCCAGCAAGCGATGGCAGGGTTCGCGGTGTCGCCTGCCGTGGTGTCCGACGCCGATGCCGCGTTCGCGTCGGCCACCGCACAGCCTGACGGGACTGTGCTGGTGGCCGGTACCGGTTCGATCGCCGCGCGCATCAGGGACAGGCGGACGGTCGCCACCGTGGGCGGCTACGGCTGGCTGCTCGGTGACGAGGGGTCGGGCTTCTGGTTGGGGCGCGAGGCCGTCAGGGCAACCCTCGACGGGCTCGCCCGGGGTCACCTCGGTGTGCTGGGGCAGGCGGTGCTCAGTAGCGCGGCGGTCGACCCGGACGACCCGCGCGCCGCTCACCGGCTCATCACCGAGGTCAACGGGCAACCGCCGGTTCGCCTCGACCGGTTCGCCCCGCTGGTGAGCCGGGCACACGAGGCGGGAGATCCCGTCGCGCTGACCATCGTCGAGCGCGCGGCCGGATTGCTCATGGAAACCGCCAAAGCGGCGAGGGACGAAGGGGAGCGCACGCCGATCGTGCTCGCGGGCAGCGTGCTGGGCGTCACCAGCCCGGTCGGCGCGCTGGTGCGCGAGGGGCTGGCCGAGTCGCATGTGCTGTCCAGCGGCGACGGTGTACTCGGCGCCGCCTGGCTGGCGGCGGTGCGGGGCTTCGGCGAAAGCGCAGCGCGTCCGAGGCGAGTACCGTAGGTAGTGGGCCCCCGGACCTCCCCCTCGCCGGGGGCCCTTACTCGTCGGTGGTCACCGGTTCGCCCGTCACCCGTCGTGGCCGCGGATTCCGCAGCCCGGGGTGATCATCTGGCAGCGTGCGGTACAGCACCCATCCGCTCACCGCGATCGTCAGCGCCACGAGGGGCCACGACAGCACAGTGCGCGCCACGCCCAGTGCGACGACCTGCCCTGCCCACCACAGCGAGCCGTACACCACGACTCGCAGCAGGTACTGGCTCACCCAGACCCAACTGGCGACCGAGTAGGCGGCCAGCAGTTCTGGGTCCTGCCGCCACCTGGTGCGCTGCCCGAGGGCGAACCCCACGACGACGCCGAGCAGTGGCCACCTCAGCACGATGCTCGCGGCCCATACCAGCGAGCTGGCCACATTGGACAGCAGTTGCAGCAGGAAGAAGTCCTCGGCCCTACCGGTGTGCAAAGCGACCAGCGCTGCCGCGATGACCGCCGCGAGACTCACCAGCACCGCTCTGGCCCGATCGCCCCGCAGTAACCGGAACACGCCCACCAGCACGCTGACCGCGATCGCGGTAACCGCTGCCCAACCGATCGAGGAACCGGCCAGCAGCCAACCGAGCACAAAGGCGGCCGGCGGCAGACTGGCGTCGATCGCGCCCTTGCTTCCGCCGAGCAGGCCGGCCAGCGACTCGCGGGCGGGCTCGGTGGTCGGACGCTCCTGCACGGTGTCCAGCCTGCCTCAAATCCGGTGGTTAGGGCACCCTTTGTCGGAGAGGTTCACCACATGATCCGAAAAACCGGCTGCGCGGTGTGCGCCCACCGGAAGAAACTATGACGTCCGATCAACCGACGGTGGCGTAGGTGGGCATATCGGGGGCACCCTCGGATGTTGATCGACAGCAGGAACTTCACAGGGTTGCTGG encodes:
- a CDS encoding DUF3159 domain-containing protein → MQERPTTEPARESLAGLLGGSKGAIDASLPPAAFVLGWLLAGSSIGWAAVTAIAVSVLVGVFRLLRGDRARAVLVSLAAVIAAALVALHTGRAEDFFLLQLLSNVASSLVWAASIVLRWPLLGVVVGFALGQRTRWRQDPELLAAYSVASWVWVSQYLLRVVVYGSLWWAGQVVALGVARTVLSWPLVALTIAVSGWVLYRTLPDDHPGLRNPRPRRVTGEPVTTDE
- a CDS encoding N-acetylglucosamine kinase, with amino-acid sequence MKPGFVVGVDAGGSSTRAVAVDASGQVLGFAKAGGGNPNSRPPRQAAEAIASSIAEATAGLAGRDLRACVIGLAGRSKLTNPTFAAIFQQAMAGFAVSPAVVSDADAAFASATAQPDGTVLVAGTGSIAARIRDRRTVATVGGYGWLLGDEGSGFWLGREAVRATLDGLARGHLGVLGQAVLSSAAVDPDDPRAAHRLITEVNGQPPVRLDRFAPLVSRAHEAGDPVALTIVERAAGLLMETAKAARDEGERTPIVLAGSVLGVTSPVGALVREGLAESHVLSSGDGVLGAAWLAAVRGFGESAARPRRVP